The Amycolatopsis endophytica genome includes the window GCCGACGATGATGCCGCCGAGCACGCTGTAGGGCCACTTGATGGGCTGCAGCCACCAGCCGTCCCCGAAGCCCTCCAGCTCGTCGATCGGCGCGAACACCTGCACGACCTTGTTGAACACCACGAACCCGACCACTGCGGCGACACCGGTCGAGCCGTCCCCCTTGCGTGCGAAGCCGACCGCGATGCCGACCGCGAACAGCAGCGGCAGCCAGTCGAACAGGCCACCGCCCGCCGCGGCGAGCACCTCGGCGACCTTGTTCCAGCCGAGCCCGTCCGGGCCGAGCAGGTCGTCCTGCCCGAGCCGGCTCAGCAGGCCTGCTGCGGGCAGCGTGGCGATGGGCAGCATGAGGCTGCGGCCGAAGCGTTGCAGCCCCGCCATCCCCCTGCGTTTTCCCTTTGTTCCGTCCGCGATGGTGGCGTTCACGGGTTACCTCCGTGTTCGGCGGGGACTGTGCGATCCAGTTGCATGGACACCTCGTACCGGTCGCCCCGGTACCACGAGGTCATGTCCTCCACCGGGACTCCGGATGCGCTGGAGACGCGGCGGAAGACCAGGAGCGGGTCGCCGCTGCGGATGCCGAGCAGCCGCGCGGTCTCCCGGTCCGCCGCTTCGGACCACACCGTCTGGCGGGCGTGGTCCAAGCGGAGGTCGTAGCGCTGTGCGAGCTGCTCGTACAGCGAAGAGGTCAGATCCAGATCGGGCAGTCCGGGCAGGTGACCGGGGTGGTACCAGCCGCGCTCGACGGCGAGCGGTGTCCCGTCCGCGCGGCGGCGGCGCACCAGCCGGTACGCCGTTTCGCGCGGGTCCAGCCCGAGCGCGCCGGCGGTTTCCGCGGGCGGCACCTCGGGGCCGCAGTGCAGCAGCTCGGTGGCGGGTTCCAGACCGCGGCGGCGCATGTCGTCGGTGAACGACATGAGGTAGATCTGCAGTTCCATCCGCCGGGTCGCGGTGAAGGTGCCCTTGCCGCGGGCGCGGGTGAGCAGCCCTTCCTCGACCAGCTTGCCGATCGCGGAGCGGACCGTCAGCCGGGACACCCGGTAGCGTTGCGCCAGCTCGCGTTCCGACGGGATCGGCGAGCCGGGGGGCAGCTCACGCTCGATCGCGCGGCGCAGGATCTCCCGCAGCTGGGCGTGTTTCGGGGTCGGCCCGTCCACCACCTGGTCAGCGGTGGTCGCGCTGCCGGCCATGCCGCCTCCAGGTTTCGAGTGGGTTTCCGGGCTCGCTTCGACGGCCTGACATTGGTACGTTCCGGTCTAGACCATTTCTTGATGGGGCAGAATGCTCCGCTACCCGCACGGGTGTCAACCACCGTTACGGGTTCGTGTTCGACTACAGGAGTGAGGAGACCGCCGTGGCGGACGAAAGGCCGGAGAAGATCCTGGCGGCACTGGGCGGCGCGGACAACGTCGTCGAGATCGAAGGCTGCATCACGCGGCTGCGCTGCGAGCTCGAGGACGGCTCGCTGGTGGACGAGGGCGCGCTCAAGGCGGCGGGCGCCCACGGCGTCATGAAGATGGGCTCGGTGGTGCAGGTCGTCGTCGGGCCGGAGGCGGACAACATCGCCAGCGACATCCAGGACCTGATGTGAGCCTGCCCGTCGTGAGCCCGGTCCCTGGCCGCGTCACGCCGATGGCGGAGGTGCCGGATCCGGTGTTCGCGCAGTCGATGGTCGGCCCCGGGGTCGCGGTGCTGCCCTCGGGCGGGCGGCAGGACGCGCTCAGCCCGGTCGACGGCACGGTGGTCACGCTGCACCCGCACGCGTTCGTGGTGGCCACCGGAGCCGGCCAGGGGGTGCTGGTGCACCTGGGCATCGACACGGTGAAGCAGAAGGGCGAGGGCTTCACGCTGCACGTCGTGAAGGGCGAGTCGGTGCGGGCCGGGCAGCCGCTGATCAGCTGGGACCCGGACGCGGTCGCCGCCGCCGGGTACTCACCGGTCGTGCCGGTGGTCGCGCTCGACGTGGAGGCCACGGCACTGTCGGGGCTGCCCGACGGCGGCGACATCGCCGCCGGCGAGCAGCTGTTCAGCTGGGATTGACGCACGGGGAGCGGCGCGGGCCGCCCGCGCCGCACCCGGGAAGTCTCAGGCGGTCACGACGTTCGAGCCGTCGACCCTGACCGCGATCGGGGACAGCCCGGAATCGGCCGGTCCCTTCTCCAGCGCGCCGGTGAGGGTGTCGAACTCCGAGCCGTGCAGCGGGCACTTGATCTTGTCGCCCTCTGGGGCCACCGTCGCGCCCTGGTGCGGGCACACCGCGCTGAAGCAGGCCGCGGTGGTCTCGGTCGGGCGCGCGACGATGGCGGGCTCGCCGTCGACCGTGACCGACTTGGCCTGGCCGACCGGGACGTCGTCGAGCGCGGTCACCGTGGTGCCCGCCGGTACCGCGCCGGTGTTCTGGCTGCTTCCGGAGCTGCCGGTGTCGCTTCCGCCGCAGGCGGCCAGGACCACGGTGCCCGCGGCGGCGACCCCGGTCGTCAGGACGGTACGGCGGGTGGGTGAGTGAGCAGTCATGCCCCGTGACACGGGAGAAGGCGCCGTCCGGTTCACGTTCGCGCCGGATTGAACCCGATCGCCGTCCGTTCCGTGGTGAACGGGTGCAAGGATCGCCGGTGGAGGAGGTCGGGTCGTGGTCGCGTGGCTGTTGCGGATCCTGGTGGTCCTCGGGCTGCTCGGATCGGCCTGGGTGCACTACGACCTGTGGGCCAACGAGGGGTTCGACGAGATCGACACGATCGGCCCGTTGTTCCTGGTCAACGTGGTCGCCGGGGTGGTGCTCGCGGTGGCGGTGCTGGTGTGGCGCCACTGGCTGCCGGTGCTGGGCGCGATCGGGTTCGGCGCGGTGACGCTCGCCGCGTACCTGGTGTCGCTGACGCCGTCCGGGCTGTTCGGGGTGCGCGAGCAGTTCGTCACCTCCGCGGAGACGTGGGGCGTGGTCACCGAGGCCGGGTGCGTGGTGTTCGGCGTGGCGTTGCTGGTCGCGCAGCGGGTGCGGCGGAAGCAGGGCGTGCTCACGTGAAGGAGGCCGCGGAAGACCAGTTGATGCGGGCGCTGCACGATGACCACGCGGCCGCACTCTGGTCCTACGCGCTGCGCCTGACCGGGGGCGACCGGGCCCGCGCCGAGGACGTCGTGCAGGAGACGCTGCTGCGGGCGTGGAAGCATCCGCGGGTGCTGGACCAGACGCAGGGGTCGGCACGGGCGTGGTTGTTCACGGTGGCTCGGCGGATCGCCATCGACGACTGGCGGTCGGCCGCGCACCGTTCGGAGGTGACCACGGACGCGCCGCCCGAAGTCCCCGCGCCGGACGACACCGACCGGGCGCTGCAGGGCTGGCTGGTCGCCGAGGGGCTGCGGGAACTGTCGGCGGCGCACCGCGAGGTGCTGCTGTTGTGCTACTTCCAGGGCTACTCGGTCGCGGACACGGCCGCGCGGCTCGGAATCTCGCCCGGGACGGTCAAGTCCCGGACGCACTACGCGTTGCGGGCGCTGAAGCTCGCGCTGGAGGAGAAGGGGGTGACCCGGTGATCGAGCGGACCGACGACTTCGTGACCTACGACGCGGCTTACGTGCTGGGCGCCCTCTCGCCCGAGGACCGGGCGGCGTTCGAGGCGCACCTGCGCACGTGCGAGAGGTGCTCGCGGGCGGTGGCGGAGCTGGCCGGTCTGCCGGGCCTGTTGGCGCAGGTGACGCCCGACATGGTCGAGGCCGAGCCGCCCCCGGACCGCTTGCTGCCCGCGCTGCTGCACCACGTCCGCCGGGCCCGGCGCCGTCGCACGCTGACGACCTTCGGGGTCGCGGTGGCCGCCGCGGCGGCCGTGCTGGTGGCGATCTTCGTGCCCCAGGCGGGCGGCGGCGCGAACGGCACCGCGATGACCCCGCTGGGCGCCTACCCGGTCCAGGCGACGGCGGCCGTGGCCGAGGTCTCGGGCGGCAGCAGGGTCGACATGTCCTGCAGCTACCGCGGCGCCTCCCGCGGCGCCGGATACCTCCTGGTGGCGATCCGGATGGACGGCTCGGAGGCCGAACTGGCGACGTGGAACGCCGACCCGGACCGCGACGCGCGTATCTCGGTGGGCACCGACGTGCCGCCGGAGCAGATCCAGGCACTGGAAATCCGGACGACGAGCGGGGAGCCGTTGCTGCGCTGGCAGCCGTGAAGTGCGCGGGGAGCGGCCCCGGTGGCGTGGGGGTGCGCGGGGGCAGCGCCGGAGGCGCCCGGCGGGCGGTTGTCGGCGGGCAGTGCCGGCAATCACACCGCCCAGCAGCGCCGATCCGCTGGAACTTCTGCGCCGAGCGAACAAGCGCAACACTTTGACGGCGGGTTCGTGCCCGCTGGCGAGGTCGAGCCGGTCGCGGAGGTTCGCCGAGCGAACCACGCGGTCGCACCAAGGGCGATTCGTGTCCTTCCTGCGGACACAGCGCCGCCGTCGGTACCCGCATGAGCAGTTGCGTCAGCAACCTGGGTCGCGGCGCCCGGCCGGTCGCCGTCGATGTCCGCGTCAAGCGATGATGCCAGCGCACCGATCGGAACCCGCCGACCCGGAGCCGATCTCTGCCGCCACGGCGCCGCCGACGGATGATCCCTGCCCTCAACGCGACCTCGGCGTCATCTGAGGCGCGTTTCGCCTTTGTACGAGTGGGCTTTTCGCGCGGTCACGGGTGGATCCGTTCGCGCGCGAGCTTCTCGTTATGCCGCCCTGTTCCGCGTTTTCCTCTCGCGACCGAACAGCGGCGGGGCCGCCGAACCACGCAGTTCAGCAGGACTCTTACCTCCCACAGCTGCCGAGGACACCGGTGCACGAAAGTCCCACTCGCGCGGTGTCCCTTGCGCGAGTGGGACTTTCGTGCGCGCTCCGATTTGGTTCCGTGGCGCTCCGTGTCCACCCTGGACTCATGAACGGGGGACTGGTGGCGGCGCTCGGCGCGGCCGGAATGTGTGTCGGTGCCGGGACGGCGATCCTGCTCGCCCGGGCGGGAGCGTCGGTGCCGCTCCGGGCCACTGCCGCGGGCACCGGGCTGGCGTGGTCGGTCGTCACGGCGTCGGTCACTTCGGTGTCGTGGCTGCCGGTGCCGCTGGTGGTGACGGCACTCGCCGTGCCGTTGGTCCTGGCGGATTTGCGTCACCGGCGGCTCCCGGACGCGCTCACCCTGCCCGCGTACCCACTGATCGTCGCGGTCGTGCCGGATCCGTGGACGGCTCTCGCCGCAGCCGCGGTCTTCGGAGGCCTGCACCTGCTCGTACACGTCATCGCACCACGCGCGATGGGTGCCGGGGACGTCAAACTCGCGGGCGCGCTCGGTGCCGCGCTGGGCAGCGTCGGCTGGTTCGCCCTGCCCGTGGCCACGGTCGTGGCGGCGTTCATCACAGCCCTGCTGGGGTTGACCGGCCGCTGGACTGAGGGGGTCCCGCACGGGCCGGGCCTGCTGACCGGTGCCGCAGCGCTCGCGATCCTGCACGTGCCACCCTGAGCCGCCGCCGGACCGCGGTGATGGCGATTCGCGCTTGGGCGGAGCGACGACTGTCCGCGAGCTCGCGGTGGACCGGCGGCCGGGTCGGGTGGCGCTCCTGAGGTCGGGAGCGCCTTTCGCAGTCGGCAGGCATCCGCCGGTAGCCGTGCGTCCTCCGGCACCCGGGCTGCTCCGGTGACCGGGCTGCTCCGGTAACCGGGGTGATGCGGAACCGGGTTGGTGCGGCAACCGGGTGCTCCGGTGGCCGGGCATCCTCTGGCAGTCGCGGCCATCGCCCGGCCGCGACTGCCGCTCGACGGTGACTGCCGCCTCGCGGCGACCATCGCCATCGCCATCGCCACCGGTCGCCCACCGGCCACCGCTTATGCAGACCGGCCGTGCGGAAGCACCAATGAGCACGGTTTCCGCGTCCCGGCCCACACCGGCCGGAGCCGCGTGAAGCGGGCTTGTCCTGCCATGACAGGATCGGTGGGTGGTATTGCGCTGGATAACCGCTGGTGAATCGCATGGGCCGGCCCTCGCGGCCGTCCTCGAAGGGATGGTGGCCGGGGTCGAGGTCACCACCGCCGAGGTGGGCGAGCAGCTCGCCCGCAGGCGGCTCGGGTTCGGCCGGAGTCCCCGCATGGGCTTCGAGACCGACCACATCGAGTTCCTCGGCGGCATCCGCCACGGCGTCACGCAGGGCGGTCCGGTCGCGGTGCAGATCGAGAACGCCGAGTGGCCCAAGTGGGAGAAGGTGATGGCCGCCGACCCGGTCGACCCGGCCGAGCTCGAGGGCCTGGCCCGCAACGAGCCGCTCACCCGCCCCCGTCCCGGCCACGCGGACCTGCCGGGCATGCAGAAGTACGGCTTCGCCGAGGCGCGGCCGGTCCTGGAGCGCGCCAGCGCCCGCGAGACCGCCTCGCGCACGGCACTGGGCACCGTCGCCCGCGCGTTCCTGCGCCAGCTGCTGGGCGCGGAGATCGTCAGCCACGTCGTCTCCATTGGCGGGGCCGTCGCGCCGGACGGGCCGTTGCCCGGACCCGCGGACCTCGCGGCCGTCGACGAAAGCCCGGTGCGCGCGTTCGGGCAGGAGGCCACCGACGCGATGGTCGCCGAGGTCGACGCGGTCCGCCAGGCCGGTGACACGGTCGGCGGCGTCATCGAGGTCATCGCCTACGGGCTGCCGCCCGGGCTCGGCTCCCACGTGCACTGGGACCGCCGCCTCGACGCGCGGCTGGCCGGTGCGCTGATGGGCGTCCAGGCGATGAAGGGAGTCGAGGTCGGCGACGGCTTCACCACCGCGCGGCGATGGGGCAGCCAGGCCCACGACGAGATCGACCGCGGCACCGGACCGGCCGGCGTCACCCGCCGCTCCAACCGGGCAGGCGGCCTGGAAGGAGGCATCACCAACGGCGAGCCCGTCCGCGTGCGCGTCGCGATGAAACCGATCTCCACCGTCCCGCGTGCCCTGTCCACTGTGGACGTCGTCACCGGTGAGCCCGCCGTCGCGATCCACCAGCGCTCCGACGTGTGCGCCGTCCCGCGCGCCGGGGTCGTCCTGGAGTCCGTCGTGGCGCTCGTCCTCGCCGACGCGGCGCTCGAGAAGTTCGGCGGTGACTCGCTCGCCGAGAGCAAGCGCAACGCCGAGTCCTACCTCGCGGCACTGGAGGAACGGTGGGCCAACCTCCCTGCATCGTGATCGCCGGGCCACCCGGATCCGGCAAGAGCACGGTCGGGCCGCTGCTCGCCGAACACCTGGGCGTGCCGTTCCGCGACAGCGACGACGACATCGTCGCCCGCGCCGGACGCGTCATCGCCGACATCTTCGCCGAGGACGGCGAGCCCGCCTTCCGCGCGCTCGAAGAAGAAGTCATCGCCGAGGCGCTGGCCGAACACCACGGCGTGCTTTCCGTCGGCGGCGGCGCGGTCCTCACCGAGGGCACCCAGAAGCGCCTCGACGGCCACCCGGTCGTCTTCCTCAACGTCGGCTTCGCCGCTGGCGTCCACCGCGTCGGCCTGTCGACCGCGCGCCCGCTGCTCGCCGGAGTCAACCCGCGCGCCACCTACCGTGCGCTGCTCGAAGCACGGCTCCCGGTGTACCGGTCGATCGCCACCATCGAGGTCACCACCGACCACCGTGCCCCGGCCGAGATCGTCGAAGCCATCGCCCGCGAACTAGCACTGGAGGAAACGCAGTGACCGATCCGGCCCGGATCGAGGTCCGCACCGCCCGGCCGTACCAGGTCGTCGTCGGTCGCGGCCTGCTCGGCGAACTCACCGAGGCGGTCAAGGGCGCCTCCGGCGTGGCGATCATCCACCAGCCCACCCTCACCGCCACCGCCGAAGCCGTCCGCGACGAACTGACCGCCGCCGGCCTCGACACCCACCGCGTCGAGATCCCCGACGCCGAGGACGGCAAAGCCCTGTCGGTCGCCGGGTTCTGCTGGGAAGTGCTCGGCCGCATCGGACTGGACCGCCAGGGCGTGGTCGTCGGACTCGGCGGGGGAGCGGTCACCGACCTCGCCGGCTTCGTCGCCGCCACCTGGATGCGCGGCGTCCGCCTCGTCAACGTGCCCAGCACCCTGCTGGGCATGGTCGACGCCGCCGTCGGCGGCAAGACCGGCATCAACACCGACGCGGGCAAGAACCTCGTCGGCGTCTTCCACGAACCCAGCGCCGTCCTGGTCGACCTCGCGACCCTGGAAACCCTGCCGCGCAACGAACTCGTCGCGGGCATGGCCGAAGTCGTCAAAACCGGGTTCATCGCCGACCCGCGCATCCTCGAACTCATCGAGGCCGACCCCGGGGCGGCGACCGACCCCGAGGGCGAGGTCATCGGCGAACTGGTCCGTCGCTCCATCCAGGTCAAGGCCGACGTCGTGGCCGCCGACCTGCGCGAATCCGACCTGCGCGAGATCCTCAACTACGGCCACACCCTCGGCCACGCCATCGAACGCCGCGAGCGCTACCGCTGGCGCCACGGCGCCGCCGTCAGCGTCGGCCTGGTGTTCGCCGCCGAACTGGCCCGCCTGGCCGGACGGCTCGACGACGCCACCGCCGAACGCCACACCCGCATTCTCCAGATGCTGGGCCTGCCCACCCAGTACGACCCGGACGCGCTGCCGCAGCTGATCGAGTCCATGCGCAAGGACAAGAAAACCCGCTCCGGCGTGCTGCGGTTCGTCGTGCTCGACGGCCTCGCCAAACCGGGCCGTCTGGAAGGCCCCGACCCGGCCCTGCTCGCCGCGGCATACTCGGCGGTGGCCGGGCCGCGCCAGACCGACGGCGGGAGCGTGCTGCTGTGAAGGTGTTCGTGCTCAACGGCCCCAACCTCGGCCGCCTCGGCAAGCGCGAGCCCGCGGTCTACGGCTCCACCACCCACGCCGACCTCGCGCAGCTGTGCGTCCGGACCGGCGGCGAGCTGGGCATCGAGGTCGAAGTGCGGCAAACCGACCACGAAGGC containing:
- a CDS encoding anti-sigma factor family protein, which gives rise to MIERTDDFVTYDAAYVLGALSPEDRAAFEAHLRTCERCSRAVAELAGLPGLLAQVTPDMVEAEPPPDRLLPALLHHVRRARRRRTLTTFGVAVAAAAAVLVAIFVPQAGGGANGTAMTPLGAYPVQATAAVAEVSGGSRVDMSCSYRGASRGAGYLLVAIRMDGSEAELATWNADPDRDARISVGTDVPPEQIQALEIRTTSGEPLLRWQP
- the aroB gene encoding 3-dehydroquinate synthase, yielding MTDPARIEVRTARPYQVVVGRGLLGELTEAVKGASGVAIIHQPTLTATAEAVRDELTAAGLDTHRVEIPDAEDGKALSVAGFCWEVLGRIGLDRQGVVVGLGGGAVTDLAGFVAATWMRGVRLVNVPSTLLGMVDAAVGGKTGINTDAGKNLVGVFHEPSAVLVDLATLETLPRNELVAGMAEVVKTGFIADPRILELIEADPGAATDPEGEVIGELVRRSIQVKADVVAADLRESDLREILNYGHTLGHAIERRERYRWRHGAAVSVGLVFAAELARLAGRLDDATAERHTRILQMLGLPTQYDPDALPQLIESMRKDKKTRSGVLRFVVLDGLAKPGRLEGPDPALLAAAYSAVAGPRQTDGGSVLL
- the aroC gene encoding chorismate synthase; the encoded protein is MVLRWITAGESHGPALAAVLEGMVAGVEVTTAEVGEQLARRRLGFGRSPRMGFETDHIEFLGGIRHGVTQGGPVAVQIENAEWPKWEKVMAADPVDPAELEGLARNEPLTRPRPGHADLPGMQKYGFAEARPVLERASARETASRTALGTVARAFLRQLLGAEIVSHVVSIGGAVAPDGPLPGPADLAAVDESPVRAFGQEATDAMVAEVDAVRQAGDTVGGVIEVIAYGLPPGLGSHVHWDRRLDARLAGALMGVQAMKGVEVGDGFTTARRWGSQAHDEIDRGTGPAGVTRRSNRAGGLEGGITNGEPVRVRVAMKPISTVPRALSTVDVVTGEPAVAIHQRSDVCAVPRAGVVLESVVALVLADAALEKFGGDSLAESKRNAESYLAALEERWANLPAS
- a CDS encoding GntR family transcriptional regulator → MAGSATTADQVVDGPTPKHAQLREILRRAIERELPPGSPIPSERELAQRYRVSRLTVRSAIGKLVEEGLLTRARGKGTFTATRRMELQIYLMSFTDDMRRRGLEPATELLHCGPEVPPAETAGALGLDPRETAYRLVRRRRADGTPLAVERGWYHPGHLPGLPDLDLTSSLYEQLAQRYDLRLDHARQTVWSEAADRETARLLGIRSGDPLLVFRRVSSASGVPVEDMTSWYRGDRYEVSMQLDRTVPAEHGGNP
- a CDS encoding glucose PTS transporter subunit EIIB yields the protein MADERPEKILAALGGADNVVEIEGCITRLRCELEDGSLVDEGALKAAGAHGVMKMGSVVQVVVGPEADNIASDIQDLM
- a CDS encoding prepilin peptidase, with the protein product MNGGLVAALGAAGMCVGAGTAILLARAGASVPLRATAAGTGLAWSVVTASVTSVSWLPVPLVVTALAVPLVLADLRHRRLPDALTLPAYPLIVAVVPDPWTALAAAAVFGGLHLLVHVIAPRAMGAGDVKLAGALGAALGSVGWFALPVATVVAAFITALLGLTGRWTEGVPHGPGLLTGAAALAILHVPP
- a CDS encoding PTS sugar transporter subunit IIA translates to MSLPVVSPVPGRVTPMAEVPDPVFAQSMVGPGVAVLPSGGRQDALSPVDGTVVTLHPHAFVVATGAGQGVLVHLGIDTVKQKGEGFTLHVVKGESVRAGQPLISWDPDAVAAAGYSPVVPVVALDVEATALSGLPDGGDIAAGEQLFSWD
- a CDS encoding shikimate kinase gives rise to the protein MIAGPPGSGKSTVGPLLAEHLGVPFRDSDDDIVARAGRVIADIFAEDGEPAFRALEEEVIAEALAEHHGVLSVGGGAVLTEGTQKRLDGHPVVFLNVGFAAGVHRVGLSTARPLLAGVNPRATYRALLEARLPVYRSIATIEVTTDHRAPAEIVEAIARELALEETQ
- a CDS encoding sigma-70 family RNA polymerase sigma factor; this translates as MKEAAEDQLMRALHDDHAAALWSYALRLTGGDRARAEDVVQETLLRAWKHPRVLDQTQGSARAWLFTVARRIAIDDWRSAAHRSEVTTDAPPEVPAPDDTDRALQGWLVAEGLRELSAAHREVLLLCYFQGYSVADTAARLGISPGTVKSRTHYALRALKLALEEKGVTR
- a CDS encoding Rieske (2Fe-2S) protein, translated to MTAHSPTRRTVLTTGVAAAGTVVLAACGGSDTGSSGSSQNTGAVPAGTTVTALDDVPVGQAKSVTVDGEPAIVARPTETTAACFSAVCPHQGATVAPEGDKIKCPLHGSEFDTLTGALEKGPADSGLSPIAVRVDGSNVVTA